One part of the Bdellovibrio bacteriovorus genome encodes these proteins:
- a CDS encoding prepilin peptidase yields the protein MFDLDTGFYVLFFVLGAIFGSFGNVVIYRLPREESVVKPRSYCYSCKTQIKWYDNIPILSWFILRGKCRKCHAKFSFRYPLVEIIMAVLFALSYHYAGLTWTLLEYLIFIFGLVVCTFIDLDHMILPDEFTLSGIVIGLVGAALNPQREFLDALFGVLMGGGFLWGMAYVYYMFTKNEGMGGGDIKLLAWIGAIVGWKAIPFVIMTSAIVGSVIGLIAARKQKAGLKTVIPFGPYLALGAVIYLFGGEAIALWYLGLFLPAV from the coding sequence TTGTTTGATCTGGATACGGGCTTTTACGTCCTTTTCTTTGTTTTGGGTGCGATTTTTGGAAGCTTCGGCAATGTCGTGATCTATCGTCTGCCGCGCGAGGAAAGTGTCGTCAAGCCCCGCAGCTATTGCTATAGCTGCAAAACCCAGATCAAGTGGTATGACAATATCCCCATCCTGAGCTGGTTCATTCTTCGTGGAAAATGCCGCAAGTGCCACGCCAAGTTTTCATTCCGCTATCCTCTGGTGGAAATCATCATGGCGGTGCTGTTCGCGCTTTCTTACCACTATGCAGGTCTGACTTGGACACTGCTTGAGTATCTGATCTTTATTTTTGGACTTGTTGTCTGCACATTCATCGATCTGGATCACATGATTTTGCCGGACGAATTCACTCTTTCCGGGATTGTCATTGGACTTGTTGGCGCGGCCCTGAACCCTCAGCGTGAGTTCCTGGATGCCTTGTTCGGTGTGTTGATGGGCGGGGGCTTCCTTTGGGGGATGGCTTACGTCTATTATATGTTCACCAAAAACGAAGGCATGGGCGGTGGAGATATCAAACTTCTGGCATGGATCGGTGCCATTGTCGGCTGGAAAGCCATCCCGTTTGTGATCATGACATCGGCGATCGTAGGCAGTGTGATCGGTCTGATCGCTGCCAGAAAGCAGAAAGCTGGACTAAAGACGGTGATTCCATTCGGTCCTTATCTGGCTTTGGGTGCGGTGATTTACCTGTTTGGTGGTGAAGCCATCGCCCTTTGGTACCTCGGTTTGTTCCTTCCGGCTGTCTGA
- a CDS encoding ABC transporter permease, whose product MYKVWTLARTTLREMLRERVFMVAVLIAIALLGLSFLLGALSFAEQRKILTDFGFLAIQISGLGISLFSGAYLLAKEIEKQTCLLILSRPVSRAQFIVGKLLGVLALNSLLMGSLTVLLWILLGLWKEPQFLLSFLEIALSLWCESAVILCLVIFFSLVVRPVLALGAGFMVFLLGHWLGDLAFFAEKSREDMFVQAVKVLHWLTPNFYRMNWKSAYFLEKGIPAENILWMLAHMTGWALLAVLATNFFFRRKDIV is encoded by the coding sequence GTGTATAAGGTTTGGACTCTGGCGCGCACCACTCTGCGCGAAATGCTGCGTGAACGTGTTTTTATGGTGGCGGTGCTGATTGCCATCGCTCTTTTGGGCTTGAGCTTCCTTTTGGGTGCCTTGTCTTTTGCGGAACAACGTAAAATTCTGACGGATTTTGGATTCCTGGCCATTCAGATTTCAGGTCTGGGGATTTCCCTTTTTTCGGGAGCTTATTTGCTGGCGAAAGAAATCGAAAAGCAAACCTGTTTGTTGATTCTGTCCCGACCGGTGTCGCGGGCTCAGTTTATCGTCGGCAAGCTTCTGGGGGTTCTGGCGTTGAACAGTCTTTTAATGGGTTCACTGACTGTTTTGCTGTGGATCTTGTTGGGACTGTGGAAAGAGCCTCAATTCCTTCTGTCGTTCCTGGAAATTGCACTAAGCCTGTGGTGTGAAAGTGCCGTGATTCTGTGTCTGGTGATTTTCTTCAGCCTGGTGGTGCGTCCGGTGCTGGCTTTGGGCGCGGGCTTTATGGTGTTCCTGCTGGGGCATTGGCTGGGGGACCTGGCTTTCTTCGCGGAAAAAAGCCGTGAAGACATGTTTGTGCAGGCGGTGAAGGTGCTGCACTGGTTGACCCCGAATTTCTATCGTATGAACTGGAAATCAGCGTACTTCCTTGAAAAGGGGATTCCGGCTGAAAACATTCTGTGGATGCTGGCGCACATGACGGGCTGGGCTTTGTTGGCGGTGCTGGCGACGAACTTCTTCTTCAGGAGAAAAGACATTGTTTGA
- a CDS encoding ABC transporter ATP-binding protein: MAVLSIEKLNKTFKGGLFEKDRHVLRDVTFSLPEGQTSGFVGSNGAGKTTTIKCLFDFIRPDSGQINFFGSPLTSESKTRIGYLPERPYLYEFLTGMEFLRLHWNLCYGASMKDFHERAHEALKKVDLFEARDRRLRTYSKGMLQRIGIAQAILTRPDLLILDEPMSGLDPDGRAMVKDILREEQKRGVSLFFSSHLLQDMEELCTHLVVINRGQILYDGVLNSFMAEFQSLEKAFSVLKGKEEGRV, translated from the coding sequence ATGGCTGTATTATCAATTGAAAAGCTGAATAAGACATTCAAAGGCGGTCTTTTTGAAAAGGACCGTCATGTGTTGCGTGACGTGACCTTTTCTTTGCCAGAAGGCCAGACATCCGGTTTTGTCGGCAGCAACGGGGCGGGCAAAACCACCACGATCAAATGTCTTTTTGATTTCATTCGTCCGGACAGTGGTCAGATCAACTTTTTTGGATCTCCATTGACCAGTGAAAGCAAAACCCGCATCGGTTATCTTCCTGAGCGTCCGTATTTGTATGAATTCCTGACGGGAATGGAGTTTTTGCGTCTGCACTGGAATCTTTGTTACGGTGCCTCGATGAAGGACTTCCATGAAAGAGCTCACGAAGCTTTGAAAAAAGTGGATCTTTTTGAAGCCCGTGACCGCCGCTTGCGAACTTATTCAAAGGGCATGTTGCAAAGAATTGGGATTGCGCAGGCGATTTTAACCCGCCCGGATCTGCTGATTCTGGATGAGCCGATGTCCGGTCTTGATCCCGATGGCCGGGCCATGGTGAAAGACATTCTGCGCGAAGAACAAAAGCGCGGGGTCAGTCTGTTCTTCAGCAGCCATCTTTTGCAGGATATGGAAGAGCTTTGCACCCATCTGGTGGTGATCAATCGCGGTCAGATTTTGTACGACGGGGTGTTAAACTCCTTCATGGCCGAATTCCAAAGTCTTGAAAAAGCCTTCTCTGTTCTGAAAGGAAAGGAGGAAGGCCGTGTATAA
- a CDS encoding substrate-binding domain-containing protein — protein MKRLILGLLTLLSISTAFAAEGPSEAVPPSITIGVIPGGNPENLREQGLALAKELQAKLNIPVNIYVSKNYVGLIEAMKTKKVDFAFFSSSTYVFAEQQAQAKVLLKKVWHEPYYYSMIITPQRSGIKNLKSLKGKKVAFVDDKSSSGYLYPQVALRKEGLSDADFKEVVFTGNHQASIQFLEAKKVDAAAVFSDDEKGLQGAWEKFGTDKKAKYRILWKSAPIPNDPFCVRQDFYDAYPKTTHTLMFTLIDILEQNRNKDTYSEILGSRDLMPATSKQYDPVREMVKALNIELKP, from the coding sequence TTGAAACGACTCATTCTCGGACTGCTGACACTTCTTTCGATCTCCACAGCTTTTGCAGCGGAGGGCCCCTCTGAAGCAGTCCCTCCCAGCATCACCATTGGGGTGATCCCTGGGGGTAATCCCGAGAATCTGCGTGAACAAGGCCTGGCTCTGGCAAAAGAGCTTCAGGCCAAACTCAATATTCCTGTCAATATCTACGTTTCCAAGAACTATGTCGGTTTGATTGAGGCGATGAAAACGAAGAAGGTGGATTTCGCCTTTTTCAGTTCCTCCACCTATGTCTTTGCTGAACAGCAGGCGCAAGCCAAAGTCCTTCTGAAGAAGGTGTGGCACGAGCCGTATTACTATTCCATGATTATCACGCCACAAAGATCAGGAATCAAAAATCTGAAGTCTTTGAAGGGCAAAAAAGTGGCCTTCGTTGATGACAAGTCCTCTTCAGGGTATTTGTATCCTCAGGTGGCTTTGCGCAAAGAGGGCTTGAGTGATGCGGACTTCAAAGAAGTTGTCTTCACTGGCAATCACCAGGCCTCCATTCAGTTCCTGGAAGCCAAAAAAGTCGATGCGGCCGCTGTGTTCAGTGACGATGAAAAAGGTTTGCAGGGTGCTTGGGAAAAATTCGGTACTGACAAGAAAGCCAAATACCGTATTTTATGGAAAAGCGCTCCGATCCCGAATGATCCCTTCTGTGTTCGTCAGGATTTCTATGATGCTTATCCCAAGACAACCCATACATTGATGTTCACCCTGATTGATATTCTGGAACAGAACCGCAATAAAGACACTTACTCTGAAATTTTGGGTTCTCGCGACTTGATGCCTGCCACCTCCAAACAGTATGATCCTGTCAGGGAGATGGTGAAAGCTTTGAATATCGAGCTGAAGCCATAG
- the carB gene encoding carbamoyl-phosphate synthase large subunit has translation MPRKSSIKRVLIIGSGPIVIGQACEFDYSGTQACKALMKEGLEVILVNSNPATIMTDPEIATRVYVEPLKVDYLEKIIAKEMPDAVIPTLGGQTALNLALDLHAKGILQKYKVQLLGATPQVIKAGEDREIFRGLLDKIGAKYPKSHLIRTYEHGLQIADELGYPMILRPNYTLGGGGGGIAYSPEEYKKMLVTALHESPTSEVLVEESILGWKEYELEVMRDHKGTFVVVCSIENLDPCGVHTGDSITVAPQQTLSDREYQSMRDEACKIINEVGIETGGANIQFAVHPTTRERVVIEMNPRVSRSSALASKATGFPIAKIAALLAIGYSLDELQNDITKVTPSCYEPALDYIVTKIPRFAFEKFAGSKDSLTTQMKSVGEVMGIGRTLQESLMKALASLEKDPQAIPEVELETGKISYPNSRRIYHLFQAFRDGKTVAEIEELTRINPYFLEHIEALIKFERMFKADFTENNVDLLLKAKRKGFTDARLAALIGRKESDIRALREKHQMFPRYQQVDTCAGEFESSTPYFYSSYWPQASAKVNAPDAVVIIGSGPNRIGQGIEFDYSCVRGVKGFQKNGRKVIMVNSNPETVSTDYDTSDVLFFEPLTVESLTEIMRFMKPLGFVAQLGGQTPIGVAPDLVKAGFRLLGSSLETIDLAEDRGLFSKICRELNFAIPNSGMAGSLEEALRIEKSVGYPMICRPSYVLGGRRMEVIENTEELLSYFQRHKDYISADKPCLMDQFLAGALEVDVDLVRGEDWVVVGGIVEHIEAAGVHSGDSMGVLPPHRLKPETCERIEELSKQLANRIGVIGHLNLQLAVKNDVVFMLEANPRSSRSVPFVAKATGIPLIDLGVAAMLGKKKKDLKLENLNWRNTESVSVKGVVFPFKKFPESDSILGPEMKSTGESMGRGRNYSEALAKAFLSSNIRLPKIGQVFFSLRDKDKEVMLPLARELQRMGYGVSATTGTANFFNDKGVNCLSLRKVDEGRPHCVDKIRSGDVAFVINTTSGRRAIEASFDIRRACTDYNIPCLTESDAAEAFILALKNERNESSSVEALGAMEEF, from the coding sequence GTGCCGCGCAAGTCCAGTATTAAGAGAGTTCTTATTATCGGATCTGGACCCATCGTTATTGGACAAGCCTGTGAGTTTGATTACTCCGGCACTCAAGCCTGTAAGGCCCTGATGAAAGAGGGCCTTGAAGTCATCCTGGTGAATTCAAATCCCGCCACGATCATGACTGATCCAGAGATCGCCACCCGCGTTTATGTTGAACCTTTAAAGGTCGACTATCTGGAAAAAATCATCGCCAAAGAAATGCCCGATGCTGTGATCCCAACTTTGGGCGGCCAGACGGCCCTGAATCTGGCTTTGGATCTGCATGCCAAAGGCATCCTGCAAAAATATAAAGTGCAACTGCTGGGCGCGACACCTCAGGTGATCAAAGCCGGCGAAGACCGCGAAATCTTCCGTGGTCTGCTGGACAAAATCGGCGCGAAATACCCAAAAAGCCACCTGATCCGCACCTACGAACACGGCCTGCAAATCGCCGATGAACTGGGTTATCCGATGATCCTGCGCCCGAACTACACTCTGGGCGGGGGCGGCGGCGGTATTGCGTACTCGCCGGAAGAATACAAAAAAATGCTGGTGACAGCGCTGCATGAAAGCCCGACTTCCGAAGTTTTGGTGGAAGAAAGCATCCTGGGCTGGAAAGAATATGAACTTGAGGTCATGCGTGATCACAAGGGCACCTTCGTGGTTGTGTGCAGTATCGAAAATCTGGATCCGTGCGGCGTTCACACTGGTGACAGTATCACGGTGGCGCCTCAACAGACATTGAGCGACCGTGAATATCAGTCCATGCGTGATGAGGCCTGCAAGATCATCAATGAAGTGGGCATTGAAACGGGTGGCGCTAATATTCAGTTCGCCGTTCACCCGACGACACGCGAACGTGTGGTGATTGAAATGAATCCACGGGTCAGCCGTTCTTCTGCGCTGGCAAGTAAGGCGACGGGTTTCCCGATTGCCAAAATCGCGGCCTTGCTCGCGATTGGTTATTCCCTGGATGAACTTCAAAATGACATCACCAAAGTAACGCCGTCTTGTTACGAACCGGCTTTGGATTATATCGTCACCAAGATCCCGCGTTTTGCATTTGAAAAGTTCGCGGGCTCAAAAGACTCTCTGACCACGCAGATGAAAAGCGTCGGGGAGGTCATGGGTATCGGGCGCACGCTGCAGGAATCTTTGATGAAGGCTTTGGCCAGTCTTGAAAAAGACCCGCAGGCGATTCCCGAGGTGGAACTTGAAACCGGCAAGATTTCTTATCCAAACAGCCGTCGCATTTACCATTTGTTCCAGGCCTTCCGTGACGGCAAAACCGTGGCGGAAATCGAGGAGCTGACTCGTATCAATCCTTACTTCCTGGAGCACATTGAAGCCCTGATTAAATTTGAAAGAATGTTCAAGGCGGATTTCACTGAAAACAATGTGGATCTTCTTTTGAAGGCCAAACGCAAAGGTTTCACGGATGCCCGACTGGCGGCGTTGATCGGCAGGAAAGAATCCGACATCCGTGCTTTGCGTGAAAAACACCAGATGTTCCCGCGCTATCAACAGGTGGACACCTGTGCCGGGGAATTTGAGTCCTCCACTCCGTATTTCTATTCTTCTTACTGGCCTCAGGCTTCTGCCAAGGTGAATGCTCCGGATGCGGTGGTCATCATTGGCAGCGGTCCAAATCGTATCGGCCAGGGAATTGAATTTGATTACAGTTGTGTGCGCGGGGTGAAGGGCTTCCAGAAAAATGGCCGTAAGGTCATCATGGTGAATTCCAACCCCGAAACTGTTTCCACTGATTACGACACCTCCGATGTTCTGTTCTTTGAACCACTGACGGTGGAAAGCCTGACTGAGATCATGCGCTTCATGAAGCCGCTGGGATTTGTGGCACAGTTGGGCGGTCAGACGCCGATTGGTGTGGCTCCGGATCTGGTTAAGGCGGGCTTCCGTCTGCTGGGGTCTTCGCTTGAAACCATCGATCTTGCAGAAGACCGTGGATTGTTCTCCAAAATCTGTCGCGAATTGAATTTTGCCATTCCAAACTCCGGTATGGCGGGATCATTGGAAGAAGCTTTGCGTATCGAAAAATCCGTGGGTTATCCGATGATCTGTCGTCCAAGCTATGTTTTGGGCGGTCGTCGTATGGAAGTGATCGAAAACACGGAAGAGCTGCTGTCTTACTTCCAGCGCCATAAGGACTATATCTCTGCTGACAAGCCATGCCTGATGGATCAATTCCTGGCCGGAGCTTTGGAAGTGGATGTGGATCTGGTGCGTGGAGAGGACTGGGTCGTGGTCGGAGGTATCGTTGAGCATATCGAAGCCGCGGGTGTTCACTCCGGGGATTCCATGGGGGTGTTGCCGCCGCACCGATTGAAACCGGAAACCTGCGAACGTATTGAGGAGCTCAGCAAACAACTGGCAAACCGCATCGGCGTGATCGGTCACCTGAATCTGCAACTGGCTGTGAAAAATGATGTGGTCTTCATGCTTGAAGCCAATCCGCGCAGTTCCCGCTCGGTTCCGTTTGTGGCAAAAGCCACCGGAATTCCCCTGATTGATCTGGGTGTGGCGGCGATGCTGGGTAAAAAGAAGAAAGACCTGAAGCTTGAGAACCTGAACTGGAGAAACACCGAGTCCGTGTCTGTAAAAGGCGTGGTCTTCCCATTCAAAAAGTTCCCGGAATCTGATTCGATTCTGGGCCCCGAAATGAAGTCCACCGGTGAAAGCATGGGGCGCGGAAGGAATTATTCTGAAGCTCTGGCAAAAGCCTTCCTTTCAAGTAACATAAGACTTCCAAAAATCGGTCAGGTGTTCTTCTCTCTGCGAGACAAGGACAAGGAAGTCATGCTGCCTTTGGCGCGTGAACTTCAGCGCATGGGTTACGGGGTGTCGGCGACGACGGGGACCGCGAACTTCTTTAATGATAAGGGCGTGAACTGTCTGTCCTTAAGAAAAGTCGATGAAGGCCGTCCTCACTGTGTGGACAAGATCCGCTCGGGCGATGTGGCCTTTGTGATCAACACCACCTCAGGCCGCCGTGCGATTGAGGCCAGCTTCGACATTCGTCGAGCTTGCACTGACTATAATATTCCATGCCTCACCGAAAGTGACGCTGCTGAAGCCTTCATTCTTGCTTTGAAAAATGAAAGAAATGAGTCATCATCAGTCGAGGCCCTGGGGGCCATGGAGGAATTTTGA
- the carA gene encoding glutamine-hydrolyzing carbamoyl-phosphate synthase small subunit, producing the protein MRGYLVLEGGEVYTGQWQGGEDRAGEVVFNTSHSGYEEIATDPSYFSQIVVMTAPMQGNYGVEDAVWESRKLWIEGFICLEVQDSERDQAWKKRLTENKIPLLTEVDTRALALRLRQGGTPWGALVQAGSEAEALKKAESLIASKKTLDKDWVYIASRKEPEVRRGDNMVGPKVAVLDFGSKENILRELQSRCSEIKIFNSRSSVQDIMSYNPDGIMLTNGPGDPADVKVAIGTVRELLGVKPIFGICMGHQILGLALGAKTYKLKFGHRGSNHPIRDTLLNQIYMTSQNHGYAVEEASLPSDVKVTHVNLNDGTVAGFYSEKRKCLGIQYHPESCPGPHEASGLFSYFVERMI; encoded by the coding sequence ATGCGCGGCTATCTGGTGCTTGAAGGTGGGGAAGTCTACACCGGTCAATGGCAGGGTGGTGAAGATCGCGCCGGCGAGGTTGTTTTCAACACGTCTCACTCCGGTTACGAGGAAATCGCCACGGACCCGTCTTATTTTTCACAAATCGTGGTCATGACCGCCCCGATGCAGGGGAATTATGGGGTCGAAGACGCCGTCTGGGAATCCAGAAAACTCTGGATCGAAGGATTCATCTGCCTGGAAGTTCAGGACAGTGAGCGTGATCAGGCCTGGAAGAAGCGCCTGACAGAAAATAAAATCCCGCTGCTGACCGAAGTCGATACCCGAGCCCTGGCTTTGCGTTTGCGCCAAGGGGGAACTCCATGGGGCGCGCTGGTTCAGGCTGGTTCCGAGGCGGAAGCTTTAAAAAAGGCCGAAAGCCTGATCGCTTCTAAAAAGACCCTCGATAAAGACTGGGTTTACATTGCCTCCCGCAAAGAACCTGAAGTCCGCCGTGGTGACAACATGGTGGGCCCGAAAGTGGCGGTTCTGGATTTTGGCAGCAAAGAAAACATCCTGCGCGAGTTGCAAAGCCGTTGCTCTGAAATCAAGATTTTCAACAGCCGCTCTTCCGTTCAGGACATTATGTCTTACAATCCGGACGGCATTATGCTGACCAATGGCCCCGGCGATCCGGCGGACGTGAAGGTGGCTATCGGGACGGTTCGTGAGCTTTTGGGTGTAAAACCGATCTTTGGCATCTGCATGGGGCACCAGATTCTGGGGTTGGCTCTGGGGGCAAAGACCTACAAGTTAAAATTCGGCCATCGTGGGTCCAATCACCCGATTCGCGACACTCTGCTTAATCAGATTTACATGACCAGCCAGAACCACGGATATGCGGTGGAAGAGGCTTCTTTGCCTTCTGACGTGAAGGTCACCCATGTGAACCTCAATGACGGCACTGTGGCAGGTTTTTATAGTGAAAAACGCAAGTGTTTAGGAATACAATATCACCCGGAAAGTTGTCCTGGGCCGCATGAGGCTTCAGGGCTGTTTAGCTACTTTGTAGAGCGGATGATATGA
- a CDS encoding aspartate carbamoyltransferase catalytic subunit encodes MSSRKNFSILDLRSLEKTKIDFLFSIADSIAASKSAPIQGFGKTGALLFFEASTRTRMSFETACARLGIHPLRLDGGAGSSLEKGETLEDTVLNVEAMKPSFLVIRCGDDLDLKDLSEKISTPILNAGWGKKGHPTQALLDAYTLRKHLGTCAGQKLLIVGDVRHSRVAASHFELAEKLGYEVALCGPKEFLPAQSPCRVFASLKEGLQWATAAMALRVQLERHEHQYSLADYRDQYGFTVKNLQSLSDKALIMHPGPINQGTELDSEVLKDPRCKVLDQVSNGVLIRQSLIQMTLKEGE; translated from the coding sequence ATGTCGTCTAGGAAAAATTTCTCCATTCTTGATCTTCGCTCCCTTGAAAAAACAAAAATCGATTTCCTATTCTCTATTGCCGACTCTATTGCGGCATCAAAATCGGCTCCTATTCAGGGCTTCGGAAAAACCGGAGCCCTTTTGTTTTTTGAAGCCAGCACTCGCACCCGCATGAGTTTTGAAACCGCCTGCGCACGTTTGGGAATCCATCCTTTGCGTCTGGATGGCGGTGCGGGCAGCAGTCTTGAAAAAGGCGAAACGCTGGAAGACACCGTTTTGAATGTTGAGGCCATGAAGCCGTCTTTCCTGGTTATTCGTTGCGGGGATGATCTGGATCTGAAGGATCTTTCCGAAAAAATCAGCACGCCGATTCTGAATGCGGGCTGGGGAAAAAAAGGGCATCCGACACAAGCTTTGCTGGATGCTTACACCCTTCGCAAGCATCTGGGGACGTGTGCAGGTCAAAAGCTTTTGATTGTGGGTGATGTTCGTCACAGTCGTGTGGCAGCGTCGCACTTTGAGCTGGCCGAAAAACTCGGTTACGAAGTGGCGCTGTGTGGTCCCAAAGAGTTCCTTCCCGCACAATCTCCGTGCCGGGTGTTTGCCTCTTTGAAAGAAGGTCTTCAGTGGGCCACGGCGGCGATGGCTCTGCGGGTGCAGTTAGAGCGTCACGAGCACCAGTATTCTTTGGCCGATTATCGTGATCAGTACGGTTTCACAGTCAAAAATCTGCAGTCCCTTTCGGATAAAGCCCTGATCATGCATCCGGGTCCGATCAATCAGGGGACCGAGCTTGATTCTGAAGTTCTGAAAGATCCGCGCTGCAAAGTGCTGGATCAGGTTTCCAATGGTGTTTTGATTCGTCAAAGTCTGATTCAAATGACGTTGAAAGAGGGGGAGTGA
- the lepB gene encoding signal peptidase I: MNRWREYLTTLVLAVVCALFVRHFLVTAYKVPTGSMQPALKPGDFIFASRVSYGVQIPFASKRWNLTLPARGDIVVFSYPNQPSVTYVKRVVGLPGDRVQIVKGRLVLNDEPVAYEKMDAVSDNPNAELFDIFKETAGADSWRVIFQKTPDDKDFGPLVVPPGEVFLLGDNRDASDDSRYWGTVPMTQVVGRVALIWLSLDWQRKWGGDRYPSVRWDRVFSTVH, translated from the coding sequence ATGAATCGTTGGCGGGAATATCTAACAACTTTGGTTTTGGCAGTGGTGTGCGCACTGTTTGTGCGTCACTTTCTGGTGACCGCCTATAAAGTTCCCACGGGTTCCATGCAGCCTGCGCTGAAACCCGGCGACTTTATCTTTGCCTCCCGGGTGTCTTACGGTGTGCAGATTCCGTTTGCTTCCAAACGCTGGAACCTGACTTTGCCGGCGCGCGGGGATATCGTGGTTTTCAGTTATCCCAATCAGCCGTCCGTGACTTATGTAAAACGTGTGGTGGGTTTGCCTGGAGATCGGGTGCAAATCGTGAAGGGGCGCCTGGTTCTGAATGATGAACCCGTGGCTTATGAAAAGATGGATGCAGTTTCGGACAACCCCAATGCGGAACTCTTTGATATCTTTAAAGAGACTGCGGGGGCGGATTCCTGGCGTGTGATCTTCCAGAAAACTCCGGATGACAAAGATTTCGGCCCGCTGGTTGTGCCTCCAGGAGAGGTTTTCCTGTTGGGTGATAATCGTGATGCCAGTGACGACTCGCGCTATTGGGGTACGGTTCCTATGACCCAGGTGGTGGGCCGCGTGGCTTTAATTTGGCTTTCACTGGATTGGCAGCGTAAATGGGGTGGCGACCGTTATCCTTCAGTGCGTTGGGACCGAGTTTTTTCTACGGTTCATTGA
- the lepB gene encoding signal peptidase I, with the protein MSEPKATPNLKGTWNQAILTFLFPILLVMGVRWALFEPFVIPSGSMIPNLLIHDHILVKKFAYGLHFPFSDKWLVQWSTPERGDIVVFKYPENPDVYYIKRLIGLPGDRIEVRAGRITVNDKPFTMESYEGPLVSNKEFYYFTENNTQKSYVVRFLSEENSADVQVYQVPQGQFFFMGDNRDQSSDSRFWGFVKNDYLVGKASIIWLSCNSTLPTMTFVCDPSQIRFNRLFKALD; encoded by the coding sequence ATGTCTGAACCCAAGGCCACTCCCAATCTGAAAGGAACATGGAATCAGGCGATCCTGACATTCCTGTTTCCGATTCTGCTGGTGATGGGAGTGCGCTGGGCCTTGTTTGAGCCCTTTGTGATCCCGTCCGGGAGCATGATTCCGAATCTTCTGATCCATGACCACATTCTGGTAAAAAAGTTTGCTTACGGTCTGCACTTTCCTTTCAGCGACAAGTGGCTGGTGCAATGGTCAACGCCTGAACGCGGGGACATCGTCGTCTTCAAGTATCCTGAAAATCCGGATGTCTATTATATCAAGCGACTGATCGGGCTGCCGGGGGACCGGATCGAAGTTCGTGCTGGTCGCATCACCGTGAACGACAAGCCTTTTACGATGGAATCTTATGAAGGCCCTTTGGTGAGCAATAAAGAGTTTTATTATTTCACGGAAAACAACACGCAGAAATCCTATGTGGTGCGTTTCTTGAGTGAAGAAAACTCTGCTGATGTGCAAGTATATCAAGTGCCACAGGGACAGTTCTTCTTTATGGGGGACAATCGTGATCAATCCAGTGACTCGCGTTTCTGGGGCTTTGTGAAAAATGATTATTTGGTCGGAAAAGCTTCCATCATCTGGCTTTCCTGCAACAGTACTTTGCCGACAATGACATTTGTGTGCGACCCCTCACAAATCCGCTTCAACCGCCTGTTCAAAGCTTTGGATTAG
- the lepB gene encoding signal peptidase I: MSDKQQVKSWDFRTKHFWTEGWGSLFLAVFIALFIRWGFIEAYVIPSGSMLPSLLIHDHIFVNKLTYGLRVPFSEKWLVKFNEPERGEVIVFKYPKDMSTFFIKRIVGEPGDKVYYENGTLYINDKPVEKKVPANMDDFAWLRDADFQRDGNINDSKENYVEFTEVLPPGKGAKEGKEHAILLRKGDIYETFGPVTIPDDHLFVMGDNRMNSSDSRVWGFLPKQNILGRAMFVWLSCEETVPMLPFLCNPLTIRWGRFFHSVN, encoded by the coding sequence ATGAGCGACAAACAACAAGTGAAAAGCTGGGATTTCCGTACAAAGCACTTTTGGACCGAAGGTTGGGGCTCGTTGTTCCTGGCCGTGTTTATCGCCCTTTTCATCCGTTGGGGCTTCATTGAAGCTTACGTGATTCCATCGGGCTCGATGTTGCCGTCGCTTTTGATTCATGACCATATCTTCGTGAACAAGCTGACTTACGGTTTGCGTGTTCCTTTCAGCGAAAAATGGCTGGTGAAATTCAACGAACCTGAGCGTGGGGAAGTGATTGTCTTTAAATATCCTAAAGACATGAGCACTTTCTTCATCAAACGCATCGTGGGTGAGCCTGGCGACAAGGTTTACTACGAAAACGGGACTCTTTATATCAACGACAAACCGGTTGAAAAAAAGGTACCTGCCAATATGGATGACTTTGCATGGCTGCGCGATGCGGATTTCCAGCGTGATGGCAACATCAACGACAGCAAAGAAAACTATGTTGAGTTCACTGAAGTCCTGCCTCCGGGCAAAGGCGCCAAAGAGGGTAAAGAGCATGCCATCCTGCTTCGCAAGGGTGATATCTATGAAACCTTTGGCCCAGTGACCATTCCGGATGACCATCTGTTTGTTATGGGTGACAACCGCATGAATTCCTCTGACAGCCGTGTTTGGGGTTTCCTGCCAAAACAAAACATCCTGGGTCGTGCGATGTTCGTATGGCTAAGTTGTGAAGAGACGGTGCCAATGCTTCCGTTCCTGTGCAACCCGCTGACCATCCGCTGGGGACGTTTCTTCCACTCTGTGAACTAG